Proteins co-encoded in one Euleptes europaea isolate rEulEur1 chromosome 1, rEulEur1.hap1, whole genome shotgun sequence genomic window:
- the CATSPER3 gene encoding cation channel sperm-associated protein 3, whose product MEEFNYFEEYQLTEKLPLETFRSTSEVKEKLLLGRYRRTDNELCEYIKNFLGHPLFKSLMISTIALNAIFLVIETDFKVRSESFYFLEVADLIILAIYTTEFLLNLYLEPIDCWKDGYKRYDAVVLFFAYLLYFIDRSNPQKYAFWNLIKGFQALRILKLVYYSTGMTVLMTALGQTVKNVIYVLVLLFLLMFIFAILGHDLYGDPETGDIKNWGDLPSAFFTLFSLVTVDGWTDLQDELDIKGATSSRAFTIVFILLGFFVFFNMFIGVVIMNIQDTTEEYERKLQAERRATLYKKKQAILRRQQEEINALISQQKSTEYKTFNELVEDFKKTLHHTDPMILEEFCASIPFIDLYFSSLDRQDATVFKLQELYYEIVANLTILLKEAQEKSWQSLQSLQSKGSPPPK is encoded by the exons ATGGAGGAGTTCAATTATTTTGAAGAATACCAACTTACTGAAAAATTGCCTCTGGAAACTTTTAGGTCTACTTCTGAAGTTAAAGAAAAACTTCTGCTAGGACGATACAG GAGAACAGACAATGAGTTATGTGAATACATCAAAAACTTTTTAGGCCATCCACTGTTCAAATCTCTTATGATCAGCACCATCGCACTCAATGCAATATTTTTGGTTATAGAGACTGATTTTAAAGTTCGATCTGAGTCGTTTTACTTCCTGGAG GTAGCAGATCTGATTATTTTAGCCATCTATACTACAGAGTTTCTGCTAAACCTTTACCTGGAACCCATAGATTGCTGGAAGGATGGCTACAAGCGATATGATGCAGTTGTCCTTTTCTTTGCTTACCTGTTGTATTTTATTGACAGAAGCAATCCACAAAAATACGCCTTTTGGAACCTGATAAAAGGATTCCAAGCACTCCGGATTCTCAAACTTGTCTACTATAGCACAGGAATGACG GTTCTGATGACAGCCCTGGGCCAGACTGTGAAGAATGTGATCTACGTCCTTGTCTTATTGTTCTTGTTAATGTTTATCTTTGCAATTCTGGGTCATGATTTGTATGGTGATCCTGAAACGGGGGACATAAAGAACTGGGGGGACCTACCGTCTGCCTTTTTCACTCTTTTCAGCTTAGTGACG GTTGATGGTTGGACAGACTTGCAGGATGAACTGGATATCAAGGGTGCCACCTCAAGCCGGGCGTTCACAATAGTCTTTATTCTCCTAGGATTTTTTGTGTTTTTCAATATGTTTATTGGAGTTGTCATTATGAATATTCAG GATACAACTGAAGAATATGAGAGAAAGCTTCAAGCAGAGAGGCGGGCTACTCTTTATAAAAAGAAGCAAGCTATATTAAGAAGGCAACAAGAAGAAATCAATGCATTAATCAGTCAGCAG AAATCGACTGAATATAAAACCTTCAATGAATTAGtagaagactttaaaaaaacactgcatCACACGGATCCTATGATCTTAGAAGAATTTTGTGCCAGTATACCATTCATCGATCTGTATTTTTCATCCCTAGATCGTCAGGATGCCACAGTTTTTAA